The following proteins are co-located in the Vanessa cardui chromosome 15, ilVanCard2.1, whole genome shotgun sequence genome:
- the LOC124535890 gene encoding uncharacterized protein LOC124535890: MLRKYKLLHMAKTFLPKERTSTSILKSDTKIREVVLTAEVREKVKDFFQRDDVSRMCPGKRDFVKRNGVKKQKRLLLYTVKELTSKFVQETGINLPYATLLRAKPFWVVAPTFRDRESCLCVKHENFEFKLNKLKNLQQFVTHTSVEKTIEDYSCDITSYDCMNGICDTCKNPKLESADNADSVTYFQWKSVIEEKIVKGENKKFKITKKAAISSTVNELKTAFIEDIPVMKKHLYGIYIYNKLKKEMKENLTEEEVMIQIDFSENYTTKYASEIQSTHFAKNQLSIHTGVYYTRNVDNGLKSTSFATVSENLDHQAHAVWAHMIPILQIILKNKHINTIHIYSDGPTSQYRNRTNIHLWLQTLIKEFQQITKATWTYSEPGHGKGPMDGVGGTLKRTADKRVLMGHDIKTSSDLVDLFKESTILVKEIPHDDISTAKDLVPKIIDAIPGIMNITKNTWQRGPEVTIKTYRHDRFEKQLRISVLSGSLYPNSEPKDKGIPSNKSPELKEPIDTINLQDLLQLKKRSIYNTIYSSSSDDEEDLMSISLRQQIAQKSITVEASTSYNQDKENLHPNLISPGTFVLVKVPTQKKALNYRYVAICKTGVEDDGEILVTFLNSVCNNAKKFKLDPSDLSYVAFEQIISIISTPFLRKENNREYYYFDTDIDVYEKF, from the coding sequence ATGCTACGGAAATATAAGTTGCTTCATATGGCTAAGACTTTTTTGCCAAAAGAGAGAACTAGTACATCGATTCTGAAGTCTGATACTAAAATACGTGAGGTTGTTTTGACGGCGGAAGTTCGTGAAAAAGTAAAAGATTTCTTCCAAAGAGATGATGTCAGCAGGATGTGCCCAGGCAAGAGAGATTTTGTGAAGAGAAACGGTGTTAAGAAGCAAAAACGCCTCCTTTTATACACAGTTAAAGAACTGACGTCAAAATTCGTTCAAGAAACTGGAATAAATTTACCATATGCAACATTATTAAGAGCAAAACCGTTTTGGGTGGTAGCTCCAACATTCAGAGACAGAGAATCTTGTTTATGTGTCAAACACGAAAACTTCGAATTTAAactgaacaaattaaaaaacttacaacAATTTGTTACTCACACGAGTGTAGAGAAAACCATCGAGGATTATAGTTGCGACATAACATCCTATGACTGCATGAATGGTATTTGTGATACTTGTAAAAATCCGAAGCTTGAGTCAGCTGATAATGCAGATTCTGTGACATATTTCCAATGGAAATCTGTTATtgaagaaaaaattgtaaaaggcGAGAATAAGAAGTTCAAGATCACAAAAAAGGCTGCAATTTCAAGTACagtgaatgaattaaaaacggCTTTTATTGAAGATATTCCAGTTATGAAAAAACATCTGTAtggcatttatatttataacaaactgaAAAAGGAGATGAAAGAAAATCTAACTGAAGAAGAGGTAATGATACAGATAGACTTTTCGGAGAATTATACCACTAAATACGCAAGTGAAATCCAGTCGACACATTTTGCAAAAAATCAATTGTCTATTCATACAGGTGTATATTATACACGCAACGTTGACAATGGTTTAAAATCCACATCTTTTGCTACCGTGAGTGAAAATTTGGATCATCAAGCCCATGCAGTATGGGCTCATATGATACcgatcctacaaataatattgaaaaataaacatattaacacCATTCATATCTACTCTGATGGGCCAACGTCACAATACCGTAACCGAACTAACATACATCTCTGGCTACAAACATTAATAAAGGAATTCCAACAGATAACAAAAGCTACTTGGACATACAGTGAACCTGGCCATGGCAAAGGACCCATGGATGGCGTAGGTGGTACTCTTAAAAGGACTGCCGATAAGCGTGTGTTAATGGGACACGATATTAAAACATCCTCAGACTTAGTGGATTTGTTTAAGGAGTCTACTATACTGGTAAAAGAGATTCCTCATGATGACATTTCTACAGCAAAAGACTTGGTTCCGAAAATCATAGATGCCATACCAGGTATcatgaatattacaaaaaatacatggCAAAGAGGACCGGAAGTTACGATTAAAACATACCGACACGACCGTTTTGAAAAGCAACTAAGAATATCAGTATTATCTGGAAGTTTATATCCGAACTCTGAACCAAAAGACAAGGGAATACCTTCAAATAAGTCTCCAGAACTAAAAGAGCCAATagatacaattaatttacaagattTGCTGCAATTGAAGAAAAGGAGCATTTACAACACCATTTACTCATCATCATCCGATGATGAGGAAGATTTAATGTCGATTTCTCTTCGTCAGCAGATTGCGCAAAAATCAATTACTGTTGAAGCTAGTACATCTTACAATCAAGACAAGGAAAACCTACACCCAAATTTAATATCCCCTGGAACCTTTGTTTTAGTTAAAGTACCTACACAAAAGAAAGCTCTAAATTACAGATATGTTGCCATCTGTAAGACAGGTGTTGAAGATGATGGAGAAATTCTAGTTACGTTCTTGAATTCGGTTTGtaataatgcaaaaaaatttaaactagaTCCGAGTGATTTATCCTACGTTGCATTTGagcaaataataagtattatttcgaCGCCATTTCtgagaaaagaaaataatagagAGTATTATTACTTTGATACTGATATTGATGTTTATGAAAAATTCTAA